The following coding sequences lie in one Apium graveolens cultivar Ventura chromosome 3, ASM990537v1, whole genome shotgun sequence genomic window:
- the LOC141711911 gene encoding calcium-dependent protein kinase 26-like, with protein MGNNCVGSRGVLKDGIFQSISNTIWWSDPQDKIGYTKREVSADKGTDSFDVVPNKPPEMVQIVKEEPRSGKQVIPVEEDHKPPPQSAGLPEKAKKAHGNSRKSEKVQEKPQHKKPQNVKRVSSAGLQAKSVLKTKTGHLKEYYNLGRKLGHGQFGTTFLCVEKATGKEYACKSIAKRKLVTEDDVEDVRREIEILHHLSGDPNVVSIKGAYEDAVAVHVIMELCGGGELFDRITKRGHYTERKAANLARTILKVVEACHSMGVMHRDLKPENFLFVNEEEESALKTIDFGLSVFFKPGEIFTDVVGSPYYVAPEVLRKRYSQAADIWSAGVIIYILLSGVPPFWAETEQDIFEEVLRGDLDFSSDPWPKISDSAKDLVRRMLVRDPKRRMTAHEALCHPWVRVDGVAPDKPLDSAVLSRLTQFSAMNKLKKMVLRVIAETLSPEEIAGLKEMFKMIDTDDSGQITFDELKVGLKKFGANLKESEIYDLMHAADVDNNGTIDYGEFIAATLHLNKVEKEDHLFAAFSYFDKDGSGYITQDELQQACEEFGIDNTQLDEMIKEADQNNDGRIDYNEFVAMMQKGDNDMGKRRQSNFSMGFREALPVC; from the exons ATGGGGAATAACTGTGTTGGATCAAGAGGGGTATTAAAAGATGGCATTTTTCAGTCTATCTCGAATACCATTTGGTGGTCTGATCCTCAAGACAAGATTGGTTATACGAAAAGAGAGGTTAGTGCTGATAAAGGGACTGATTCTTTTGATGTTGTTCCCAATAAGCCTCCTGAGATGGTTCAGATTGTCAAAGAAGAGCCTAGATCAGGTAAGCAAGTGATACCAGTTGAGGAGGATCATAAGCCACCACCACAGTCTGCTGGACTACCCGAGAAGGCGAAAAAAGCACATGGGAATTCTAGAAAGTCGGAGAAAGTACAGGAGAAACCTCAACATAAGAAGCCTCAGAATGTGAAGAGAGTTTCGAGTGCAGGGCTTCAGGCAAAGTCTGTGTTGAAAACAAAGACTGGTCATTTGAAAGAATACTATAATCTTGGTCGAAAACTAGGACACGGCCAATTTGGAACTACTTTTCTTTGTGTGGAGAAAGCAACAGGGAAGGAGTATGCTTGTAAATCCATTGCGAAAAGGAAGTTAGTGACTGAGGATGATGTGGAGGATGTGAGGAGGGAGATTGAGATATTGCATCACTTGTCTGGAGACCCTAATGTTGTGTCAATTAAAGGAGCTTATGAGGATGCTGTTGCAGTTCATGTCATCATGGAACTGTGTGGTGGGGGTGAGCTCTTTGATAGGATCACCAAGCGAGGGCATTATACAGAAAGAAAGGCAGCTAACCTTGCCAGGACAATTCTTAAAGTTGTAGAGGCTTGCCATTCAATGGGAGTTATGCATCGTGATCTTAAGCCCGAGAATTTCCTTTTTGTCAACGAGGAAGAGGAGTCGGCTCTTAAAACTATTGACTTTGGATTATCAGTATTCTTCAAGCCAG GGGAAATCTTTACTGATGTGGTAGGAAGCCCTTATTATGTTGCACCTGAAGTACTACGCAAACGTTATAGTCAAGCAGCAGATATCTGGAGTGCCGGAGTGATCATATACATTCTTCTAAGTGGGGTGCCTCCATTTTGGGCTG AAACTGAGCAAGATATATTTGAAGAGGTTCTGCGTGGTGATCTTGACTTTTCTTCTGATCCGTGGCCTAAGATATCTGACAGTGCAAAAGATTTGGTTAGGAGAATGCTAGTTAGAGACCCCAAAAGGCGGATGACTGCTCATGAAGCATTGT GCCATCCTTGGGTGCGGGTTGATGGTGTGGCACCTGATAAGCCTCTTGACTCGGCAGTCTTAAGTCGCTTGACTCAGTTTTCTGCTATGAATAAGCTTAAAAAGATGGTTCTCAGA GTCATCGCAGAGACGCTCTCACCAGAAGAAATTGCTGGTCTAAAAGAAATGTTTAAAATGATAGACACAGACGATAGTGGCCAAATTACTTTTGATGAACTCAAGGTTGGACTGAAGAAGTTCGGAGCTAATCTTAAAGAGTCTGAGATTTATGATCTAATGCATGCT GCTGATGTCGACAACAATGGCACTATTGATTATGGGGAGTTTATAGCTGCAACCTTGCATCTGAATAAAGTTGAGAAAGAAGATCATCTCTTTGCTGCTTTTTCGTACTTTGATAAAGATGGCAGTGGTTACATTACCCAAGATGAGCTCCAACAAGCTTGTGAGGAGTTTGGCATTGATAACACTCAATTGGATGAAATGATCAAAGAAGCTGATCAGAACAAT GATGGCAGAATAGATTACAATGAGTTTGTGGCAATGATGCAGAAAGGAGACAATGATATGGGTAAAAGACGACAGAGTAATTTTAGCATGGGATTCAGGGAGGCTCTACCTGTCTGCTGA